A part of Rhinatrema bivittatum chromosome 16, aRhiBiv1.1, whole genome shotgun sequence genomic DNA contains:
- the LOC115077307 gene encoding olfactory receptor 6F1-like, translated as MAAYNQTSITEFMLLGFPGSREIQILYFVVFLIIYIMTITTNSIIIIIVNIDLQLHSPMYFFLSNFAFLEIWYITATIPKLISDFLTGNKAISYRSCIAQSCFCFILGSMEYILLTVMAFDRYYAICYPLQYGTIMTGRLCKQLAIGSWSSGFLIGWMVLILLSQFSFCGLNQINHFFCDFIPLLKLACSDTFVSVVIIFPVLWVLMLTSLLLIAVSYCYIITTILRIPSTTGRKKAFSTCASHLTVVLIFFCTAIFIYIRPNPMQSFEADKVVSLIFAAITPLLNPLIYSLRNKDVLKALSRAWSKIHC; from the coding sequence ATGGCAGCCTATAATCAAACATCCATTACAGAATTCATGCTCCTGGGGTTCCCCGGCTCACGGGAGATACAGATATTATACTTTGTGGTGTTTCTGATCATTTATATCATGACTATCACAACAAATAGCATCATAATAATTATAGTAAACATTGATCTGCAACTTCACAGCCCTATGTACTTCTTTCTAAGTAATTTTGCCTTCCTGGAAATCTGGTACATAACTGCAACCATTCCAAAACTGATCTCTGACTTCCTAACAGGGAACAAAGCCATTTCCTACAGAAGTTGCATTGCACAGTCATGCTTCTGTTTTATCTTGGGATCCATGGAGTACATCTTGCTTACAGTAATGGCTTTTGATCGGTATTATGCTATATGCTACCCCTTGCAGTATGGCACTATTATGACCGGCAGACTTTGTAAACAGCTGGCTATTGGATCCTGGTCAAGTGGTTTTCTTATTGGATGGATGGTGTTAATCCTACTATCCCAGTTTTCTTTTTGTGGGTTAAATCAAATAAACCATTTCTTTTGTGATTTCATACCACTTTTGAAGCTGGCCTGTTCAGACACATTTGTCAGTGTAGTTATTATCTTTCCAGTTCTATGGGTTTTAATGCTTACATCCCTTCTCCTCATAGCTGTATCTTACTGTTACATTATCACCACTATACTCCGAATTCCTTCTACCACAGGACGAAAGAAGGCCTTCTCCACTTGTGCTTCCCACCTCACCGTGGTTCTGATCTTCTTTTGCACAGCCATTTTTATCTATATACGGCCCAACCCCATGCAATCCTTTGAAGCAGATAAGGTAGTGTCTTTGATATTTGCAGCTATAACTCCACTCTTGAACCCTTTGATCTACAGCCTTAGAAACAAGGACGTACTGAAGGCTTTAAGCAGAGCATGGAGCAAGATCCATTGCTGA
- the LOC115077834 gene encoding olfactory receptor 1102-like isoform X2 gives MNKQTHKLVTKFILLGFTDILEKKHILFLVFLVIYSLTLVGNLGMISIIRLVPQLHTPMYFFLCSLSVLDTCYSSVIAPKMLVDFFVESPVISFSGCATQMFFFVTFGTTECFLLASMAYDRYAAICNPLLYAAIMSKRLCLQLVVSSYIGGCLHSIIHVTATFSLPFCKSNKISHFFCDIPPLLKISCISTQINEILLFAFTGSISMGCLLIILVSYLWILSTILKISSGEGRQKTFSTCASHITAVSLFYGTILFMYLRPSSDYSVEQDKVVSVFYTLIIPMLNPLIYSVRNKEVKAALRKIFKKSLL, from the exons ATGAATAAACAAACACATAAAT TGGTAACCAAATTCATTCTTCTGGGATTCACCGATATTCTGGAAAAGAAACATATTCTTTTCTTGGTATTTCTAGTGATCTATAGTCTAACCCTTGTGGGCAACCTTGGTATGATTTCAATAATTAGGCTTGTACCTCAACTTCATACCCCCATGTACTTTTTTCTCTGCAGTTTATCAGTTTTAGACACCTGTTATTCATCTGTCATTGCTCCCAAGATGCTTGTTGACTTCTTTGTTGAAAGCCCGGTCATCTCTTTCTCTGGCTGTGCtactcaaatgtttttttttgtgacatttGGGACTACTGAATGTTTTCTTCTTGCATCGATGGCTTATGATCGATATGCTGCCATATGCAATCCATTGCTTTATGCAGCCATTATGTCCAAGAGATTGTGCCTACAGCTGGTGGTATCATCGTACATCGGGGGATGCCTACACTCCATTATCCATGTGACTGCTACATTTAGTTTACCCTTCTGTAAATCCAACAAAATCAGCCATTTCTTCTGTGATATCCCACCTCTTTTAAAGATTTCTTGTATCAGTACCCAAATCAATGAAATCCTACTGTTTGCCTTCACTGGCTCCATTTCTATGGGCTGCTTGTTAATAATACTTGTTTCTTACCTCTGGATTTTGTCAACCATATTGAAAATCAGTTCTGGTGAGGGAAGGCAGAAAACATTTTCTACCTGTGCTTCCCATATTACTGCTGTCTCCTTATTCTATGGGACAATTTTATTCATGTACTTGCGACCTAGTTCTGATTATTCAGTGGAACAGGACAAAGTAGTCTCTGTATTTTACACTCTAATTATTCCTATGTTGAACCCACTGATCTACAGTGTGAGGAACAAGGAGGTAAAGGCAGCcttgagaaaaatatttaaaaagtcctTGCTCTAA
- the LOC115077834 gene encoding olfactory receptor 1102-like isoform X3 translates to MELGNQTLVVTKFILLGFTDILEKKHILFLVFLVIYSLTLVGNLGMISIIRLVPQLHTPMYFFLCSLSVLDTCYSSVIAPKMLVDFFVESPVISFSGCATQMFFFVTFGTTECFLLASMAYDRYAAICNPLLYAAIMSKRLCLQLVVSSYIGGCLHSIIHVTATFSLPFCKSNKISHFFCDIPPLLKISCISTQINEILLFAFTGSISMGCLLIILVSYLWILSTILKISSGEGRQKTFSTCASHITAVSLFYGTILFMYLRPSSDYSVEQDKVVSVFYTLIIPMLNPLIYSVRNKEVKAALRKIFKKSLL, encoded by the coding sequence ATGGAACTTGGAAATCAGACACTAGTGGTAACCAAATTCATTCTTCTGGGATTCACCGATATTCTGGAAAAGAAACATATTCTTTTCTTGGTATTTCTAGTGATCTATAGTCTAACCCTTGTGGGCAACCTTGGTATGATTTCAATAATTAGGCTTGTACCTCAACTTCATACCCCCATGTACTTTTTTCTCTGCAGTTTATCAGTTTTAGACACCTGTTATTCATCTGTCATTGCTCCCAAGATGCTTGTTGACTTCTTTGTTGAAAGCCCGGTCATCTCTTTCTCTGGCTGTGCtactcaaatgtttttttttgtgacatttGGGACTACTGAATGTTTTCTTCTTGCATCGATGGCTTATGATCGATATGCTGCCATATGCAATCCATTGCTTTATGCAGCCATTATGTCCAAGAGATTGTGCCTACAGCTGGTGGTATCATCGTACATCGGGGGATGCCTACACTCCATTATCCATGTGACTGCTACATTTAGTTTACCCTTCTGTAAATCCAACAAAATCAGCCATTTCTTCTGTGATATCCCACCTCTTTTAAAGATTTCTTGTATCAGTACCCAAATCAATGAAATCCTACTGTTTGCCTTCACTGGCTCCATTTCTATGGGCTGCTTGTTAATAATACTTGTTTCTTACCTCTGGATTTTGTCAACCATATTGAAAATCAGTTCTGGTGAGGGAAGGCAGAAAACATTTTCTACCTGTGCTTCCCATATTACTGCTGTCTCCTTATTCTATGGGACAATTTTATTCATGTACTTGCGACCTAGTTCTGATTATTCAGTGGAACAGGACAAAGTAGTCTCTGTATTTTACACTCTAATTATTCCTATGTTGAACCCACTGATCTACAGTGTGAGGAACAAGGAGGTAAAGGCAGCcttgagaaaaatatttaaaaagtcctTGCTCTAA
- the LOC115077834 gene encoding olfactory receptor 1102-like isoform X1, translated as MDRVNTLVVTKFILLGFTDILEKKHILFLVFLVIYSLTLVGNLGMISIIRLVPQLHTPMYFFLCSLSVLDTCYSSVIAPKMLVDFFVESPVISFSGCATQMFFFVTFGTTECFLLASMAYDRYAAICNPLLYAAIMSKRLCLQLVVSSYIGGCLHSIIHVTATFSLPFCKSNKISHFFCDIPPLLKISCISTQINEILLFAFTGSISMGCLLIILVSYLWILSTILKISSGEGRQKTFSTCASHITAVSLFYGTILFMYLRPSSDYSVEQDKVVSVFYTLIIPMLNPLIYSVRNKEVKAALRKIFKKSLL; from the exons atggatcgagtaaat ACACTAGTGGTAACCAAATTCATTCTTCTGGGATTCACCGATATTCTGGAAAAGAAACATATTCTTTTCTTGGTATTTCTAGTGATCTATAGTCTAACCCTTGTGGGCAACCTTGGTATGATTTCAATAATTAGGCTTGTACCTCAACTTCATACCCCCATGTACTTTTTTCTCTGCAGTTTATCAGTTTTAGACACCTGTTATTCATCTGTCATTGCTCCCAAGATGCTTGTTGACTTCTTTGTTGAAAGCCCGGTCATCTCTTTCTCTGGCTGTGCtactcaaatgtttttttttgtgacatttGGGACTACTGAATGTTTTCTTCTTGCATCGATGGCTTATGATCGATATGCTGCCATATGCAATCCATTGCTTTATGCAGCCATTATGTCCAAGAGATTGTGCCTACAGCTGGTGGTATCATCGTACATCGGGGGATGCCTACACTCCATTATCCATGTGACTGCTACATTTAGTTTACCCTTCTGTAAATCCAACAAAATCAGCCATTTCTTCTGTGATATCCCACCTCTTTTAAAGATTTCTTGTATCAGTACCCAAATCAATGAAATCCTACTGTTTGCCTTCACTGGCTCCATTTCTATGGGCTGCTTGTTAATAATACTTGTTTCTTACCTCTGGATTTTGTCAACCATATTGAAAATCAGTTCTGGTGAGGGAAGGCAGAAAACATTTTCTACCTGTGCTTCCCATATTACTGCTGTCTCCTTATTCTATGGGACAATTTTATTCATGTACTTGCGACCTAGTTCTGATTATTCAGTGGAACAGGACAAAGTAGTCTCTGTATTTTACACTCTAATTATTCCTATGTTGAACCCACTGATCTACAGTGTGAGGAACAAGGAGGTAAAGGCAGCcttgagaaaaatatttaaaaagtcctTGCTCTAA